A genomic region of Phragmites australis chromosome 2, lpPhrAust1.1, whole genome shotgun sequence contains the following coding sequences:
- the LOC133909347 gene encoding NAC domain-containing protein 35-like: MSGRQENGHGAAAAAAAGGGGDAHEDDLVMPGFRFHPTEEELIEFYLRRKVEGKRFNVELITVLDLYRYDPWELPAMASIGEKEWFFYVPRDRKYRNGDRPNRVTASGYWKATGADRMIRAENNRPIGLKKTLVFYSGKAPKGVRSSWIMNEYRLPPDDTDRHHKTEISLCRVHKRSGIDDGHCHHSPARATPSRGAMAQQDNKQASSSSTPTPPTTPSKLQHLLQGECTSPPAITDDAPAHKAAAAAARQFLAKPSGGYLFATSSAAAATGDQQEGTAAMYDHSRNTNAFASTYSLLSLVNAASMGSSAAAIDELSTLVNHSPPAYFNNQAGGSSHFLPVPTPPSQPMALGTLPMSLAAISDKIWDWNQITDAAARDYSSAGFK; this comes from the exons aTGAGCGGCAGACAGGAGAACGGCCAtggcgccgctgccgccgcggcggcAGGAGGGGGAGGCGACGCGCACGAGGACGACTTGGTGATGCCGGGGTTCCGGTTCCACCCgacggaggaggagctcatcGAGTTCTACCTCCGGCGGAAGGTGGAGGGCAAGCGCTTCAATGTCGAGCTCATCACCGTCCTTGACCTCTACCGCTACGACCCCTGGGAGCTCCCTG CAATGGCCTCGATTGGGGAGAAGGAGTGGTTCTTCTACGTGCCGAGGGACCGCAAGTACCGGAACGGGGACCGGCCGAACCGGGTGACGGCGTCGGGGTACTGGAAGGCGACGGGCGCCGACCGGATGATCCGGGCGGAGAACAACCGGCCTATTGGGCTGAAGAAGACGCTCGTCTTCTACTCCGGCAAGGCGCCCAAGGGCGTCCGCAGCAGCTGGATCATGAACGAGTACCGCCTCCCGCCCGACGACACGGACCGCCACCACAAG ACCGAAATCTCCCTCTGCCGCGTGCACAAGCGCTCCGGCATCGACGACGGCCACTGCCATCACTCCCCGGCGCGCGCAACGCCCTCCCGCGGCGCCATGGCGCAGCAAGACAACAAGCAAGCTTCATCGTCGTCCACACCCACACCGCCCACAACCCCGTCCAAGCTCCAGCACCTTCTCCAAGGCGAGTGCACGTCGCCACCCGCCATCACGGATGACGCTCCGGCAcacaaggcggcggcggcggcggcgcggcagtTCCTCGCAAAGCCGTCAGGTGGCTACCTGTTCGCGACGAgctccgccgcggcggcgaccgGCGATCAGCAAGAGGGAACCGCTGCAATGTACGATCACTCCAGGAACACGAACGCATTCGCCTCAACGTACTCGCTGCTCAGCCTGGTGAACGCGGCCTCCATGGGCAGCTCCGCTGCGGCCATCGACGAGCTAAGCACACTGGTGAACCACAGCCCTCCGGCATATTTCAACAACCAGGCCGGCGGTAGCAGCCACTTCCTCCCAGTGCCAACGCCGCCGTCGCAGCCAATGGCGCTCGGGACGCTGCCGATGTCGCTGGCCGCCATCTCTGACAAGATCTGGGACTGGAATCAGATCACTGATGCGGCGGCCAGAGATTACAGCAGTGCCGGATTCAAGTGA